The following nucleotide sequence is from Manduca sexta isolate Smith_Timp_Sample1 unplaced genomic scaffold, JHU_Msex_v1.0 HiC_scaffold_162, whole genome shotgun sequence.
AACAGCCACTTTTGGATTTGCAAGGAAAATGGGACTAATAAGAATAAAGTTGCATTGATCTGCAAATAGagattgggatagtttattaaaatcgaCCATAAGGCATCTTAATAAAGATAGAAGAACTAGACTCACCACGTCATTAGCAGCGTAGCCTGGACGATGCTTCACCTCTCTGGCAGTATGATCCAGCTCTACTCCACAAGTGGCGCACGTGAAGTGGTAACCGTGGTACACTTCCCCGCGGTAGCGGAGTGGTTCCCCATCGATCACACCACTACAATGTAAAATCGCAGTAATAGTACATTGAAGAATAGAGTATATTCATAGTATGTAGAATATTATACtctattgttaattttatgaatgtttcctATTCCTATActtaataatgaaacaaaaatttatgaaacaataaCATCTAAAACATACCATAATAGAAAAAAGAAAACCATACTAtgaagctaaagagtttgtttatttgtttaagcGCGTtattctcaggaactactggttttaattgaaaaattcttttagtattatatgtataaccTATTTATCTAGGacagctataggctatataacatcaagCTATGATCATTAGGAGCATCAATGAAGAATGTTACAAAAAcgagaaaatttattccttgtGAGAGCTGCTGCGTGCGCTGCATTAAAACGactaaataatatacacaactAATACCTCTATAAAGCAatagttcctcttaaaaagttctaaaaatatatcataaaacaaagtaccctgTCGCATGTGTCTACCTATCTGAATGCAATtcactcaaaaactaccaaactaatttcgattaaatttgtaggtggtatggaaacagttcgAGACCCGGAGATGGAtacaggctactttctatcgCGGGAAAGTATTATAGCGggactattatcccggaaaactttgaTGCGGGTGAAGCTGTAAGCAGTTCAACATAAAGaattaattctattattaacGCATAAAATGGCACAGTTTATACTTACTGGCACTTATGGCACATGTAGTTCTGCAATCCGTCGGCCTTGATGCGAGCATTGCAACTGTGGCAGAGCGCTCGGCCACCGTGTTTAATGAAACCAGCATCAGCCAGCTCCATATTGCACTCTTCACAACGGAAGCAAGCCGGGTGCCAATTGGCGTTCATGGCCTTGATGACGCGTCCAATTACAAATTCAcctgtttaaattatataatagacTAACCTTAACGTCATTAAATACTAACAGTAATTAGGATTGAGAACTACATCCTTAGGCTAATGTTTTATGTTGTATtgaaaattttagtaaattcttcagtttttattcaagtaaacaaattttagctgaatttttatttgccgtactaatatttttttatttattggatatagTGAAAATAGTCAAGATTGAATCAGAGTatgataataatgtaatatggtTCGGTGGTTAAAGccatttcaatttttttctattgatTCTGTTTATTGTATTCAAAAGGTTTATTTACCGCATTTTCCACAGCATGGTGCAAATAGCACCTGGAAATCGCGTTCGCAATACTTGCGTCCttcaaattcataaaatattcccTCTGGAAACACCCGGAAACATTGGGCAcatctgaaacataatattaaagattataatttttaatcattatttaatatgagtattttttaagCTATTTGGTTTGAATTGGGCACTATGTAGTAATTTTGGCCTTCAAGAAACAATTAAATTCTGGCAGATTATAATCTTTCAGAAAATAAATGTCatgatacaataaattatgttatattattgtattacaagcagcgatagcctagtttggtgtggaacggactgacaagacgaatgtctgcagggtcaaatcccaagggcacacacctctgaattttctaaaatcatgtatatattctttgtgaattgtccttcgctttaacggtgaaggaaaacattgtgaggaaacctgcacatctgagaagttttctataggaatttcgaaggtatgtgaagtctaccaatccgcactaggctagcatggtggactaaggcctaatccctctcagtagtagagaaggcccatgctcagcagtgggcaagtatataatacagggctgatattattatataattattattttttcctgcagtgcaaaatatttcatattgcattatagaataaaaaaaattatgaccaAAAATAGGATagaatcatttaatttaatatgaaaatgctaaaaataaaatcagtaagcAAAAAATCTGACTTACACAAAACAATTAGTATGCCAAAGTTCTCCATTGGAATTTACAATTTTCTCATTTGGTTCAAAGCCATCTGAGCAGCGGGTACAAAACATATTATCAAGAGACATGGTTGCtaatctgtaaaaaaaattatacaatatacttatCATATACTACTGTCTACTGAACTACTGTCCCGGTCAGCACAAGCTGAGCCGCAtccttttgtctttattatagtataagtgtaagaatatgtatgttatcacttgtgtaataagacaataaactgatttattattattattatataattccgATCCATTGTATTTGAGGACTGTTAGggactattatatttatgagaaaaTGGCCTTGTGAACATTGCACCTGATAGAAAAAATGTGGTTATTACTGATTACACTAATTTTGCGAGCAAATACAGATTTCTTAATTGAAACGGAACCAAATATTCCTAAAACTATGcactataaaaatactaacctgtatattatattaatatcactAAATATGGTATGTAATATGACctgtgtttaaattaaattcaaggAAGAATTACAACAGGAAACTTATACCTTGTTTAGTCACCTGATAACTGGGCTAACGCAAGCAAATAGCACTTTAGGTAAGAATAATAAGTGGAATTATCggatttatgtttttgttacaatttttttttaaaatattataaaataaattatgacaaatATAAATCAGTACTTTCTtaacatctattttttttaataattgtcaaCATTCTCATTGATAAATTACTAATCTCAAAAGAATTCAACTATTGCTcattggaatttaaaaaatattcaggcAACCAATTATTATGTTAAGGCAGCCCTGAGGCAAGTAATTAGTTAGTTTAGAGATAACAAAAGGTAATAGAATGTGTAGAAGGCAGATGAAGTGATTAACTTCATGCTAGTTAAGTTACAATTATTACCATTAATATCAATAGATTTTGGTAGTCAAAAGATTTCTATTTTATGCATTACTATTAAATAGGCTCTTCctatacaaaatgtatacatttatcctagtgaaaatgtttattaattatatctttagTTTACTTTTCTCAATCTGAAATTTTATCAGTTACAAGATAAAAGAATGAAGATAGTTATCcttatatttgttactaatataaaatgtaaatatgcattactgtaaaatatgaaatacaaaaaggggcttttaaattatgttccttaatcacaataaaaatgtatcaatacttCCAGATGATTATTACCACCAAtaacatgaataattttaaagcaaaaggtcaagttaatattataattaaagtagaAGAGTTAACTGACAATGAAATTGGACaacaaatattagtttttgttaCTTATGGTGTAAAAGATATGTTGTGACAGTGTGGTATTGCTCCGGGCATGATTTCGCgtgatattaatgattttttattacaggtGTGTAAGTGCCCATAATGAGTAACTGTATGAAGTAGGTTAACCACTCCCATACATCGCTTACCCTGGCATTTTTCActtgttatgtatgtaaactgtaacaacaaagtgatcctccCAAAAATTTCTGTAGAAAAAGAGAATATTGCTGATCAATATGCCCAAAACGCTGCATAAACAGAATTAATTGGGCTCAAACTCATACACTGCCTACTCAATGATGTAATGAAGTATAAATAGATCATAGatttttaccataaaaatatttagttacctTATATTTGCTGTGACGACTACTGATTTTAAAGTTCAATCGTTGATACACGTAAcagaatacaaatatttcagattgaaaaatgttatcaactcatagtataaacaaaaagtaaaaagttTGAAGTTACAGTACATAGACGGTCTGTATTCTATAATATACCAAAGATATTATTATGGAAATAGACAACAATGAATAAACAAAGTTGTACTTTTTTAATGTCATTCATCAAATGTcaaattacaaaacttttaaaagCTTTTACGCTAGATGACACTAGTAACGTTTTAGAGATATCAGgtgcaaaattataaattgtcagtcatgaaaaaaaaatcgcccAAATTATAATACTCGACCGAAGCAAGTTCCTcgattttgttatatataaaaattgtgcattatgtatttatttttataattatctcaGATATTTACGTAATACTATTTTTCGaaaatttattgtacaattgctttttatcccaaataaataacaaaaataataatgaaattggtGGCGCCgcaacagaaaataaataaattttaaagataaCATCAGAAGTTATTATAGAATAGTGAATGAATATCACAGCAGTCTTATAGATtgtatttactaaattatttaggaCTACATAAAAACCTAATTTTAATCTACTGCAGTTCCATCAACTACACTAGTAGCGTTGTCAGGTGAGTGGCATGATGGGCCAATTCACCGAAAATTCGTTACGAAATAGATCACGTTGCCTATAAGTGCAAAAAGGCGACAAAGCAAAAAATGTccttattttctaatttatttgtgaAGGCAATAGATGGTGGTCTAATTCGCTTATAATTCGAAGTAGTACAGTCAACCAACCGTAGAGCAAGGTAAGTACAAAGAATAAGAAAATGGTCCCCAGTGGTCCATTTATCAACGTGAAAAGTGATGTCTGTAATTTTTTTCCCATAGAGCCAACAATTACTTGAAAGCACGAATTATAATGCGAACCTTTCGAAATATTCAAATTAGCATACTTCATTCAGTTTACAAGTGCTAACTGAATGTACTCCCTCTagtagagttgggtaggacatgacataaaatagaatttgtaagagtagcctctttttagcattgagccggtacaacgtcctacttcaaatgaggcgaggcgtagtgaggctcggcgtttcaatgcgtatcttacagtattttgtaatgttaaccctcaaaatatttccctctcgctcgcgactcgaaacgcagtaatgtaatgtccattgttaaataacgtcctattgtaatttgtagaatgcggttctctacctcactgtcctcgtcctacagtttaccagagacggagaataagtaacgcgactgccgcgacataaaatttgaagtagtacaatatataattttgagccattcttacattttgacatcatgtcccggacaaatgtaccacctcttgtatgtcctactcaacattaccCTCTTGCTACGCTAGCGCTATTGTGGTTGGTTTtgacttatattaatttattgacatTTTTTCATTTGTCCCTCATATAAGATGGTGCTCATTGACTGTCTCTCTttcaatgataaaagagtatagcTCTCTATAGCCGACCATAGTTGTCGTGACAGAAATTGTCAAGTGTTAAAGTTGACAAGTGACTACTAAGGTCTGTGCTACTGTGTGCTACTAAGTAATGTCAATAATAAGCGGCAAGTGTGCtatttttcctaaataaatttctatttacGTTGATTTTATCCAATAAAACatggaagaaaatattaagcatTTGAAAGAAATCATTTTAGATGAAAATAGAATCGTTACATATATTTCCATAAGCAAGGAATTATGTGTTCACGTCAATGAGGCGAAACAATTACTACAAGATGTTGTTGAAGCTATTAAGAAAGAGCAACCGGatgtaaaacttaatattaattacttggTATCAGGATTATCGGATACCAATAAGGGTCAAGTTATTATATGCCCAGATAGAGACTTAAAAAAACTCAGAGAGacgtttaaattaatattcttttctCATATGTACAGTGTCAATAAAGGTTGTAATTTGTTggataaagtcgcttatacatcaataaatacatttgaagACATACCTTTATGCATAGGCCTAATAAAAAACGACTATTGCCTAAAGAGAACAACTGGTGAAATAAGTAGTTTAAAAACTAATAGCCATGTTGCATCCAAGTAGTATACAGAATGAGCATAAACCACAAAAAGATACTAAACCAATCAAAGCAATGAAGAAAAATGAACATGAAGATACACTAAATGAAGTTATGCCAATGGAGATTGAGAAAGAACCAGAAATCAAAGTAAAACAAGAAATTCCTTCACCTAATAAGAAGACTCCCAACACAACCAAAACTTTGGATAAGAAATTTGGATCTAAATCCTCCAAGGGCATAGCAGGATATTTTTGCAAAGCCAATATGTCAACTACAAAAAATGTTAATGGTTCTACACAagatacaaaaagaaaataaacttgaaataaaaacagAGAAAGTTGAGACTGTGAAACTGGAAAAAATGGATGTAGAAGAAAGTTcagtaaatgaaaataaaaatacagtttatataaaagaaagtccaGTAAAtggaactaaaaataaaaaagctgaTGTTAAGAAAAGTCCAGAACATAGcactaaaagtaaaaaatcaaacaatctAATCAAGCCAAGTACAAAAGTAGATAAAAGGAGAAAAAGAGTATTACATGTTTCAGATAGTGAAAGTGACCATGAGGAGAATGATCCCTTCACTGAACAAATGAATGTTGATAATGAATCAGATGATGAAATACCCCCAACACCAACGGTCAATACTGTTAAAATTACTTCAGGTATTGTTAATCCTAAGAAAAGACGGAAAATTGTTGATAAAACCTATACAGATGAAGATGGCTACATTTTGACAAAGAAGGAAGAGGTTTATGTTAGTTGCTCAGAAAACGAGGAAGAAACAGCAAAGAAAgaaaatgttgaaaataaaactacaaataaaattgaagtgTCACCCAAGGGGAAGCATACTAAAGCACCCAAGAAAAAGATTTCACCACCTCAAAAAGGAAAACAAGCCACAATGACTAATTTCTTCAAAAAAGTTTAGTATAACTAGACATCATTTAATGCAAAATTATGCTATTCCTGCTACTATGCAGCATTGTTTCAGTTTGCAAAAAATTATAGGcagttattacaaaattttatagctCATTTATACCTGTGAATGATAAGCTTAAAGCTTTAAGtctttctgttttataataagagGGATCAGAATGTTGgtaatgtttatgaattatgTGTAGAGATCAAATTTGTTTCCAGGTGTGTCAATGCTCATCACGTAATTGAACTGTGCCTCAattgatagttattttgaaaatgtacTGGTTTTACAcagttcaatttatttattcataattatgtttcattaaatatagttttataaaactcaGTAAGATGACATtttgctggctcactattacaaggtcctatgttaatttttagtaataacaaaattcaagattgtaaacattttaatagacATTTATTGAtcctcctttatttatcttatgggattattgaaaatattcacTAAAAAGACTTGGATTTGtgtgatatacatatattattcaatttgcacataaaatattacatagaactttataatagtgagccagcaatTTCTTGTCTTAAAGGACTAGAATTGTGTTTGTGTCTTGAATTAAGTCAAAAATTGTCTACTTGatacagttaaaataaaataaaatatttgtttaaattttttttttattactttgtatctAATTACAAAAGCTAGTggtgatgtttttttatcttttggTCCCAATGGCAACCACCCACTCAGGATGAACCTGCACATCAACTAAATATGTGCATTTGGTGTTGTATGTGGAGGATAAGACTTCTTGATTAGACATTTGCCTGTAACAAAACCATCATATAGTTATTGAagactgtttttttaatatatatttataaacaatattagctTTTTATATAGCATCTGGGGTAAAACAAGCTGAATTGAACACTCACTTATTTTTTGAATAGCTGTCGCAAACTACTTTAACAATGCCATCCATGCCTGCAGAACATAGTAGCGAGTTTTCTGTAGGTAGGTCACTTGGATCTGGCACCATTCTGTTTGTTAAGCTAGATTTTCCTATTGCTGACCAGTCAAGTGCAGTCACTTTGCCATGATGTTCCTCGATATTCATGCACACATGTGCAAGCAGCCAAGTCccaaactttaatttttttatcatcacctgaaaatattgtaactataaagtaatataaattaaactagaAAAATCCTTAGTAAAATATACCGAAATTTAATACCGACAATTGCCCTAATTTTTcacttattttgatattttttactgtcgtaaatattaaattactttttgtagGTGTGTATGTCATTAGAGTGTAAAAATGTccaaaaattctattatttttagttatactGGATATTATGTAATATGCATGTATGAGGCATTTAAAAATTAGACAACATTTTGACGCTCATACCTAACACACTTCTGACATGTTTACACCAAGATGAGAAACCTAGGGTGATTCAAAATGTAGCTTAATagttgtgattttttatagagattCCATTATAGACATACCAGCACTGGCTAAGTATGATCCTGAAGGAGCAAAAGCAAGTGTTCTCACTACACCTCTGTGACCACAAAGAACACGCATCAAACGTGCATCACAAACACTCCATAAACGTACACTTCGATCAGCTCCACCTGTAGCAATGTACACCTCATTTGGATGGAACTTCACACACTGAAATTTAAAGAGAGTAATGTTTCATcaaacaatatacaatatttaaaatacaacaacAATTACTACAACATAACATACCGTTACATCCGATAAATGTCCAACAAATACTCTTACGGGAAATGTTCTATTCAACGACCAAAGCTTAGCAGTTCGATCATTAGAACCCGGGTTACAACA
It contains:
- the LOC115444889 gene encoding LIM and senescent cell antigen-like-containing domain protein 1 isoform X1 produces the protein MPGLATMSLDNMFCTRCSDGFEPNEKIVNSNGELWHTNCFVCAQCFRVFPEGIFYEFEGRKYCERDFQVLFAPCCGKCGEFVIGRVIKAMNANWHPACFRCEECNMELADAGFIKHGGRALCHSCNARIKADGLQNYMCHKCHGVIDGEPLRYRGEVYHGYHFTCATCGVELDHTAREVKHRPGYAANDVNNLFCLRCHDKMGIPICGACRRPIEERIVTALGKHWHVEHFVCAKCEKPFHGHRHYEKKGLAYCEQHYHQLFGNLCYVCNQVIAGDVFTALNKAWCVHHFACSVCDAALSTRSKFYEYDERPACRRCYEKFPAELRRRLRRAHHYTVRR
- the LOC115444889 gene encoding LIM and senescent cell antigen-like-containing domain protein 1 isoform X2, encoding MSLDNMFCTRCSDGFEPNEKIVNSNGELWHTNCFVCAQCFRVFPEGIFYEFEGRKYCERDFQVLFAPCCGKCGEFVIGRVIKAMNANWHPACFRCEECNMELADAGFIKHGGRALCHSCNARIKADGLQNYMCHKCHGVIDGEPLRYRGEVYHGYHFTCATCGVELDHTAREVKHRPGYAANDVNNLFCLRCHDKMGIPICGACRRPIEERIVTALGKHWHVEHFVCAKCEKPFHGHRHYEKKGLAYCEQHYHQLFGNLCYVCNQVIAGDVFTALNKAWCVHHFACSVCDAALSTRSKFYEYDERPACRRCYEKFPAELRRRLRRAHHYTVRR
- the LOC119191527 gene encoding DNA polymerase delta subunit 3-like → MEENIKHLKEIILDENRIVTYISISKELCVHVNEAKQLLQDVVEAIKKEQPDVKLNINYLVSGLSDTNKGQVIICPDRDLKKLRETFKLIFFSHMYSVNKGCNLLDKVAYTSINTFEDIPLCIGLIKNDYCLKRTTGEISSLKTNSHPICQLQKMLMVLHKIQKENKLEIKTEKVETVKLEKMDVEESSVNENKNTVYIKESPVNGTKNKKADVKKSPEHSTKSKKSNNLIKPSTKVDKRRKRVLHVSDSESDHEENDPFTEQMNVDNESDDEIPPTPTVNTVKITSGIVNPKKRRKIVDKTYTDEDGYILTKKEEVYVSCSENEEETAKKENVENKTTNKIEVSPKGKHTKAPKKKISPPQKGKQATMTNFFKKV